From the Streptomyces sp. SN-593 genome, the window GCTGGGCGGCCTCCGGCTCCTCCAGCGCCGAGCGCAGCAGCCCCTTGGTCTCGATCACCGCGTCCCGCGGCGCCGAGAGCACCGCGGCGACCAGGTCCGCCACCGTCTCGTCCAGTTCCGCGGCCGGCACGACGACGTTCGCCAGGCCGCACCGCACCGCCTCGTCGGCGCGCACGAACCGCCCGGTCACGCAGATCTCCAGGGCACGGGCGTAGCCGACCAGTTCGACCAGCGGTTTCGTGCCGGTGAGGTCGGGCACCAGCCCGAGCGAGGTCTCACGCATGGCGAACTGCACGTCGTCCGCGCAGACCCGCATGTCGCAGGCGAGGGCGAGCTGGAAGCCGGCGCCGATCGCGTGGCCCTGGACGGCGGCGACCGTGACGAGATCGGTGCGCCGCCACCAGGTGAACGCCTCCTGGTAGCCCGCGATGGCGGCGTCGAGCTGCTGCTCGGTGCCGCGCGCGAGGTCGAGGAAGGACGGCTCGCCCTCGAAGCCCTCAGGGGTGAACGCACGCCGGTCGAGCCCGGCGGAGAAGGACACGCCCTCGCCGCGCAGCACCGCGACCCGTACGCTCCCCGGCAGGATGCGGCCCGCCTCCGTCAGTGCCCGCCACAGGGCGGGCGACTGGGCGTTGCGCTTGGCCGGGTTGCAGAGGGTGATGTGTGCGACGGCACCGTCCAGGGTGACCCGGACTCCGTCGCGTTCGAGCAGGACGTGGGCATCGGGCATCGGGCACCTCCGAGCGGACCGCGAACATGATTACCGAAGAGTAACCACTCGGTCGGCGCGCCGGACCTGCGGGTGCCCGCACATGCCCCGGGGCGGATCGTGGACGCCGTCCGCGCCCGCACCGCCCCCGCCCGCGGGAATTCCCCGCGGGGTTCAGGCCGCGGTGGCCTTCTTGCCGCGTGTCGCGCCGCCGCGGCCGCGCAGGGCCACGCCCGACTCGCTCAGCATCCGGTGCACGAACCCGTAGGAACGGCCGGTCTCCTCGGCCAGGGCTCGAATGCTCGCACCGGAGTCGTACTTCTTCTTCAGGTCTGCCGCGAGCTTCTCGCGCGCGGCGCCGGTCACCCGGCTGCCCTTCTTCAGAGTCTCGGCCACCCGTGCCTCCTCCAGGGAAGTGCGCTATGGACTCTCATGATCACCCCTAACCCCGTTCCTGGCCACCCATTCGACAAGGTCGATCGCCGTACATTCGGCGACCGAATGCGCCGATAGCCCCGGCAGAACCCGGTCTGCGGGCAATTTCCCGGCCGCCAATTCCGTACCGGGATCGCCACCCGGGGAATACCGGCAGGTCAGCCGGGTCGGTAAGGAGTTTCCCGACGTCACGGCACTGGTCGCCGGGCCGGGTCGGCGACCGGTCGGGGCGGGGAGGAGGTACCAGGCCGACTCATACAGATGAAGGATCAACGATGGGCCGAATGATCGATTCATCATGATCATCCGGCCCAACGGCGCAGTACGAGGCCGCCCGGACCGGCCGCTCGTCCCGTTGCCGGGGCGAGCGGCCGGTCCGGGCGGCCGGGGGCGGGACGCGGCAGCGCGCCGGCGCCCGCGCGGCGCCGGGTGCGGGCCGCCGCGCGAGGTGGCGCGGCGCCCGGCTCAGGCCAGCGCGACCAGGTCGGCGTACGCCTGGCTCCACAGGTCCTCGACCCCGTCGGGCAGCATGATGATCCGCTCGGGTTCCAGCGCGTGGACCGCGCCCTCGTCGTGGGTGACCAGCACGACCGCGCCGGTGAAGGTGTGCAGCGCGCCCAGGATCTCCTCCCGGCTGGCCGGGTCGAGGTTGTTGGTGGGCTCGTCGAGCAGCAGGACGTTGGCGCTGGAGACGACGAGCGCGGCCAGCGCGAGCCGGGTCTTCTCGCCGCCGGACAGCACCCGGGCGGGCTTGTCAACGTCGTCGCCGGAGAAGAGGAACGAACCGAGGATCTTGCGGATCTCGACCAGGTCGGTGTCGGGCGCGGAGGAGCGCATGTTCTCCAGCACGGTGCGGTCCGGGTCGAGGGTCTCGTGCTCCTGCGCGTAGTAGCCGAGCTTGAGGCCGTGACCGGGGGTGACGGCGCCGGTGTCGGGCTGCTCCACGCCGGCCAGCAGCCTCAGCAGGGTGGTCTTGCCGGCGCCGTTCAGCCCGAGGATGACCACCCGCGAGCCGCGGTCGATGGCCAGGTCGACGTCGGTGAAGATCTCCAGCGAGCCGTAGGACTTGGACAGCCCCTCGGCCATCAGCGGGGTCTTGCCGCACGGCGCGGGGTCGGGGAAGCGCAGTTTCGCGACCTTGTCGGCCTGCCGGACCTCTTCCAGGCCGGAGAGCAGCTTCTCGGCGCGGCGCGCCATGTTCTGGGCGGCGACGGTCTTGGTGGCCTTCGCCCTCATCTTGTCGGCCTGCGAATTCAGCGCGGCCGCCTTCTTCTCGGCATTCGCGCGCTCGCGGTGGCGGCGCTTCTCGTCGGCTTCCCGCTGCTGCTGGTACAGCTTCCAGCCCATGTTGTAGACGTCGATACGGGAACGGTTGGCGTCCAGATAGAACACCTTGTTGACGACCGTCTCGATCAGCTCGACGTCGTGGGAGATGACGATGAATCCGCCGCGGTAGGTCCTGAGGTAGTCCCGCAGCCAGACGATGGAGTCGGCGTCGAGGTGGTTGGTGGGCTCGTCGAGCAGCAGCGTGTCCGCGTCGGAGAACAGGATGCGGGCCAGCTCCACCCGGCGCCGCTGGCCGCCGGACAGGGTGTGCAGCGGCTGGCCGAGCACCCGGTCGGGCAGGCCCAGCGCGGCGGCGATGGTGGCGGCCTCGGCCTCGGCGGCGTATCCGCCCTTGGTGAGGAATTCGGTTTCCAGCCGCGAGTATTTCTTCATCGCGTTCTCGCGGGTGGCGCCTTTCCCGGTGGCCATCCGCTGCTCGTTCTCGCGCATCTTGCGCAGCACGACGTCCAGTCCGCGGGCGGAGAGCACCCGGTCGCTGGCGATGGTGTCGAGGTCCCCGGTGCGCGGGTCCTGCGGCAGGTAGCCGACCTCGCCGGAGTTGGTGACGCTCCCGGCGGCGGGCTGGCCCTCGCCGGCCAGCACCTTGGTGAGGGTGGTCTTGCCCGCGCCGTTGCGGCCGACCAGGCCGATGCGGTCGCCCTTGGCGACGCGGAACGAGGCGGACTCGATGAGGATGCGGGCGCCGGCGCGCAACTCGATGCCGGTGGCAGTGATCACGGGTGAAGCTCCAGGGCGAAGGGCGCCGCGACGGCGGCAGCGGAGGACGAGATACCCGGGGGCGCGGCGGCGCGAAGGCGTCGGAAGCCGGCCCGCGGACGGCGGTCGGGGCGGGCGCCGGGACCTGGCGGTCGGCGCCGCGGCTGGTCGACTCGGCTAATCGAGGAGCAGAACTGCCATGGGTTCATTCTACGGCCGCCCCGCAACCGCTTTTCCCGGCCCGCCGCACCCGCCGGGCGAATCGCCCATACTCGGACATGTGCCGGTGACCGGCGCCGGCCGCCCCGCGAAGGGAGAGCGCTCATGACCGACCGGCCCAGTGTCTGCCCCGCCCTGCGGTACCAGGACGCGAAGGGGGCGATCGCGCTGCTGACGGAGACGTTCGGCTTCACCGAGGTCGCCGTGCACGAGAACGAGGACGGCACCGTCGCGCACGCCGAACTCGCCTACGGCAACGGCGTCGTGATGCTCGGCACCGCCTCCGGCGAGGGCGCGTACGGGCGGGCGGCCCGGGACCTCGGGCCCGCCTCGGTGTACGTGGCGGTCGAGGACCCCGACGCGCACCACGCCCGCGCGGTCGCCGCCGGCGCGAGGATCGTGGTGCCGCTCACCGACACCGACTACGGCTCGCGCCAGTACGTCGTCCGGGACGCGGAGGGGAACCTGTGGTGCTTCGGCACCTACGCGCCCGGGCTCCCGTCGTCCGGCCCGTCCTGAACCCGCTCACGCCTCCCCGGTGTGCACCTGGAACGCCGCCTTGCGCATCGCCTTCGCCAGGGCGGGGTCGGGGTGCGCGGCGGCGAGCGCGACCAGCACCTGCACGGTGCGCGGGTGACCGGCCCGCCGGACCTCCTGGAGCAGTCCGGGCACCGAGCCCTGCACCGCCGTCTCCAGGTGGCTGACGAGCAGGGCGTCCTCACCGTGGTCGGCGACCGCTGCGGCGGTGTCCACCCACAGCCAGGTGGCCTCCTCGCGGGTCAGCAGCGCGGTCGCGGCGTCCGGGTCGCCGCCGTCCAACTCCGCCAGCCACAGCACCGCGTAGGGGCGCAGCGTCGGCTCGTGGACGACGGCGCGCACCGCCGCCTCCGCCGGGTCGCCCACCACGCGCAGCGCCTCGAAGGCCAGTCCGCGCAGCAGCGCGTCCTCGCCGCGGGCGGTGTCGAGCAGTTCGGCGACGGCCGGCGCGACGGGGCGGGCGGCCAGCCAGGCGCGGTACTCCGCACGGGCCGGGCCCGGGGAGAGCCGGGCGCAGGCGCGCAGCATCGTCTCGGCGGACTGCTCCATGTTCCCGGCCGGGCCCTGCGCGGCCACGCAGATCTGCTCCAGCTTGACCCACACC encodes:
- a CDS encoding ABC-F family ATP-binding cassette domain-containing protein; amino-acid sequence: MITATGIELRAGARILIESASFRVAKGDRIGLVGRNGAGKTTLTKVLAGEGQPAAGSVTNSGEVGYLPQDPRTGDLDTIASDRVLSARGLDVVLRKMRENEQRMATGKGATRENAMKKYSRLETEFLTKGGYAAEAEAATIAAALGLPDRVLGQPLHTLSGGQRRRVELARILFSDADTLLLDEPTNHLDADSIVWLRDYLRTYRGGFIVISHDVELIETVVNKVFYLDANRSRIDVYNMGWKLYQQQREADEKRRHRERANAEKKAAALNSQADKMRAKATKTVAAQNMARRAEKLLSGLEEVRQADKVAKLRFPDPAPCGKTPLMAEGLSKSYGSLEIFTDVDLAIDRGSRVVILGLNGAGKTTLLRLLAGVEQPDTGAVTPGHGLKLGYYAQEHETLDPDRTVLENMRSSAPDTDLVEIRKILGSFLFSGDDVDKPARVLSGGEKTRLALAALVVSSANVLLLDEPTNNLDPASREEILGALHTFTGAVVLVTHDEGAVHALEPERIIMLPDGVEDLWSQAYADLVALA
- a CDS encoding VOC family protein — its product is MTDRPSVCPALRYQDAKGAIALLTETFGFTEVAVHENEDGTVAHAELAYGNGVVMLGTASGEGAYGRAARDLGPASVYVAVEDPDAHHARAVAAGARIVVPLTDTDYGSRQYVVRDAEGNLWCFGTYAPGLPSSGPS
- a CDS encoding helix-turn-helix domain-containing protein — protein: MAETLKKGSRVTGAAREKLAADLKKKYDSGASIRALAEETGRSYGFVHRMLSESGVALRGRGGATRGKKATAA
- a CDS encoding enoyl-CoA hydratase/isomerase family protein — encoded protein: MPDAHVLLERDGVRVTLDGAVAHITLCNPAKRNAQSPALWRALTEAGRILPGSVRVAVLRGEGVSFSAGLDRRAFTPEGFEGEPSFLDLARGTEQQLDAAIAGYQEAFTWWRRTDLVTVAAVQGHAIGAGFQLALACDMRVCADDVQFAMRETSLGLVPDLTGTKPLVELVGYARALEICVTGRFVRADEAVRCGLANVVVPAAELDETVADLVAAVLSAPRDAVIETKGLLRSALEEPEAAQRAAERAAQGRRLRDLMGAGD